A window from Salvia miltiorrhiza cultivar Shanhuang (shh) chromosome 2, IMPLAD_Smil_shh, whole genome shotgun sequence encodes these proteins:
- the LOC131010027 gene encoding receptor-like protein EIX1 codes for MVFCHHGEITNAVNGMVLSAATPLAMSSPSNLMLVIMMVDCKVSCNDFGGNPVPEFIGSMKQLHHLYLGNSYFSGIIPPQIGNLTNLRSLGLSRNSLRSENLDWLSNLSLLSFLDLSQIDLSHTNWLQHIPSLHHSLYELHLKSCGLKDNKPSSNSSSTSLLSILDLSHNNLTLSSFDWLSKLNTSLVKIDLSHNAFVGPIPNALIESLVLIEHLDLSSNMLQGQIPKSLSKLSRLRVLVLYENDFRGDFDELFGNISANGILESLQILDLAKNQLNGSVSDLRALSALTEVYLGDNNFTGSVPQSIGQLSELQVLDLSNNSLKGSVSESHFMKLDKLKVLDLYILQFIDLACCP; via the exons ATGGTTTTCTGTCATCATGGCGAAATCACGAATGCTGTGAATGGTATGGTGTTGAGTGCAGCAACACCACTCGCCATGTCATCTCCCTCCAACTTAATGCTTGTAATTATGATGGTGGATTGCAAGGTAAG TTGCAATGATTTTGGAGGCAATCCTGTCCCAGAATTCATCGGTTCCATGAAACAATTACATCACTTGTATCTCGGGAATTCTTACTTTTCTGGGATCATTCCTCCTCAGATAGGGAACCTTACTAACCTGCGCTCACTTGGTCTCTCTCGCAACTCTTTGAGGAGTGAGAATCTCGATTGGCTTTCAAATCTCTCTTTGTtgtcttttcttgatttgagtCAAATCGACTTAAGTCACACCAATTGGCTGCAGCATATCCCAAGTCTTCATCATTCCCTATATGAATTGCACTTGAAATCTTGTGGCCTCAAGGATAATAAACCTTCTTCTAATTCTTCTTCCACATCTCTTCTTTCCATCCTTGATCTGTCACATAATAACCTCACTCTTTCCTCGTTCGATTGGTTATCTAAGTTAAACACAAGTCTAGTGAAAATAGACCTGTCACACAATGCTTTTGTAGGCCCGATTCCTAATGCGCTAATAGAGAGTTTGGTTCTTATTGAGCATCTTGATCTTTCTAGTAACATGCTTCAAGGTCAAATCCCAAAATCTTTGTCCAAGCTCAGTCGTCTGCGCGTCCTAGtcctttatgaaaatgacttTAGAGGAGACTTTGATGAGTTGTTTGGAAATATATCCGCCAATGGAATATTGGAATCACTCCAAATTCTAGACTTGGCTAAGAATCAACTGAATGGTTCAGTGTCAGACTTGAGAGCACTTTCGGCATTGACAGAAGTGTACCTTGGGGATAACAACTTTACAGGCTCCGTGCCTCAAAGTATTGGCCAACTCTCCGAGCTTCAAGTTCTAGATCTCTCTAATAATTCTTTGAAAGGTTCAGTCTCTGAATCCCACTTCATGAAGCTTGACAAGTTGAAGGTACTGGATTTATATATCCTTCAATTCATTGATCTTGCATGTTGCCCCTGA
- the LOC131009480 gene encoding receptor-like protein EIX2 translates to MFSGSISSICKIPQYQIWIMDLSNNKLAGEIPNCWDKMPYLFSLNLADNSFSGEIPRSLGSNLLDFSALQLRGNNLSGELPSTLRLCQRLNMIDVEGNALTGEIPTWIGELYHMRFLNIHGNKLHGSIPPHICNLTDIRILDLSMNYLSGKIPDCFNNFTTLAQKNTILDNWLGYYLWVHYNGNLPNEKIRPVYEYSAIQWKGQESEYRKNLRLLKLIDFSSNSLTGNIPKSFSSMLGLISLNLSRNSLTGNIIGDIGEMEMLECLDLSHNQFSGELPTSLAQLQYLAVLDLSNNDLFGKIPTSTQLQSFNASAYDENDGLCGPPLPALCPEDSLRPSTTNPNEKDDDSLSFMQEVCISLGFGFIFGFWGVVGTFILKKSWRIAYFNFWDAVGDWFYVRIAVFVSKWRRS, encoded by the coding sequence ATGTTTTCTGGTTCAATTTCATCTATTTGCAAAATTCCCCAATATCAAATTTGGATCATGGATCTCTCCAATAATAAGTTGGCAGGAGAGATTCCCAACTGTTGGGATAAAATGCCATACTTATTCTCTCTCAATTTGGCCGACAACAGTTTTTCGGGTGAAATTCCTCGCTCTTTGGGCTCTAATTTGCTTGATTTCAGTGCACTGCAGTTGCGTGGTAATAATTTATCTGGAGAGTTGCCTTCCACTTTGAGACTTTGTCAACGATTGAACATGATTGATGTTGAAGGGAATGCGTTAACAGGAGAGATCCCCACTTGGATTGGCGAGTTGTATCACATGCGATTTCTAAACATTCACGGGAATAAATTGCATGGCAGTATTCCTCCTCACATTTGCAATCTCACTGATATTCGAATTCTGGACTTGTCGATGAACTACTTATCTGGAAAAATACCTGATTGCTTCAACAATTTTACTACGTTGGCTCAAAAGAATACCATACTAGATAATTGGCTTGGTTATTACCTCTGGGTCCATTACAATGGTAATCTTCCAAATGAGAAAATTCGACCTGTCTATGAATATTCGGCAATTCAATGGAAAGGCCAAGAATCGGAATATAGGAAAAATCTTAGGCTTCTCAAACTCATTGATTTTTCAAGCAATAGTTTGACCGGAAACATTCCCAAATCATTTTCCAGTATGCTTGGATTAATTTCCTTGAACCTATCAAGAAATAGTTTGACAGGAAATATAATTGGAGATATTGGTGAGATGGAGATGTTAGAATGTCTTGACCTATCACACAACCAATTTTCCGGTGAATTGCCCACAAGCTTGGCACAGTTACAGTACTTGGCTGTTCTCGACTTGTCGAACAACGACTTATTTGGTAAAATTCCAACGAGTACTCAACTTCAGAGCTTCAACGCATCTGCTTATGATGAGAATGACGGACTCTGTGGGCCCCCTCTGCCGGCATTGTGCCCCGAAGATAGCTTGAGGCCATCCACCACTAATCCGAATGAGAAAGATGACGACAGTCTCTCTTTTATGCAAGAAGTCTGCATATCATTGGGCTTTGGTTTTATATTTGGATTTTGGGGAGTTGTTGGAACTTTCATACTGAAGAAATCATGGAGAATTGCATACTTCAATTTCTGGGATGCTGTTGGAGATTGGTTCTACGTTAGGATTGCTGTGTTTGTGTCCAAATGGAGACGAAGCTGA
- the LOC131010026 gene encoding glycine-rich cell wall structural protein-like: MNSKPIVLLGLLALLVSSEVASARGLGPSVKCGFNSSCRRGNGGYPGGGNGGGFPGGGNGPRGYGSGSLPQPVPGHGGGGGGLGPSVSCRFNSSCSRGNGGFPGHGNGGGNGGFPGGGH, encoded by the coding sequence atgaattcCAAACCGATTGTTCTTCTCGGCCTTTTAGCTCTTCTAGTTTCTTCAGAAGTAGCTTCAGCCAGAGGACTCGGTCCTTCAGTGAAGTGCGGGTTCAATAGTTCGTGCAGACGCGGAAATGGAGGTTATCCCGGCGGCGGAAATGGTGGAGGTTTTCCGGGCGGCGGAAACGGCCCGCGCGGATACGGATCAGGTTCTCTCCCCCAGCCGGTCCCCGGACATGGAGGTGGAGGCGGAGGACTCGGTCCTTCAGTGAGTTGCCGGTTCAATAGTTCGTGCAGCCGCGGAAATGGAGGTTTTCCCGGCCATGGAAACGGCGGCGGAAACGGAGGTTTTCCCGGCGGCGGACATTGA